The Streptomyces sp. NL15-2K genome contains a region encoding:
- a CDS encoding cupin domain-containing protein: MTTDQNMPGYEWSTVQDAPVRELFPGIRLRPLWLGGNGAKAHVLEMDPNTCWQGIDVHEPGPEEVFVVSGVFNDGDRDYPAGSFIHAPAGSSHIPQTMTGCTLFVFYPEG, encoded by the coding sequence ATGACGACAGACCAGAACATGCCCGGCTATGAGTGGTCCACCGTGCAGGACGCCCCGGTTCGCGAGCTCTTCCCGGGTATCCGCTTGCGCCCGCTGTGGCTCGGAGGTAACGGCGCGAAAGCCCATGTCCTCGAGATGGACCCGAACACGTGCTGGCAGGGAATCGACGTTCACGAACCGGGGCCCGAGGAGGTCTTCGTGGTCTCCGGCGTCTTTAACGACGGTGACCGGGACTATCCCGCTGGCTCCTTTATCCATGCCCCCGCAGGTTCGTCGCACATCCCGCAGACGATGACGGGTTGCACGCTGTTCGTCTTCTACCCCGAAGGCTAG
- a CDS encoding IS1182 family transposase, giving the protein MQGEWAGEMVGPDVWETCRELIPAGSVFAFLAEHREALFPPSMFADMYPSSNGRPSLPPQVLAATVVLQSLQGLSDFETVQELRCDLRWKAACGLGLYDMAFDPSLLTYFRRRLRHSAEPMRIFTKVKEVVAATGVLKGKQRRAVDSTVLDDAVATQDTVTQIVSAIRRVIRDVPGAQEAAAEHCRAHDYTDPGKPKIAWNDEQARAALVDALVTDALNLLGRLPDRELGEKAANAMGLLALVAGQDVEPAEDSDGRDGRWRIARRTAPDRTVSTVDPDARHIHKNRTRHQDGFKGHVSFEPESGLFTAVAVTGGYGPGNHEAAVARDLLDGEDGELTVLGDSAYGTGELREQLQAAGHTLVIKPPPLRQVIPDGFTIDDFRIDPAAGTATCPAGRTANLGQIKADGARTAQFKRLCVGCPLRERCTTSKTGRTLNIHPQHELLTAARRDAADPAWQAEYRRWRPPVERAIAWLVAKGNRRVPHRGVIANNLWLHHRAAALNLRRLINLGLTRTGTTWHLTPATT; this is encoded by the coding sequence ATGCAGGGGGAATGGGCCGGGGAGATGGTCGGGCCGGATGTGTGGGAGACCTGCCGGGAGTTGATCCCGGCCGGGAGCGTATTTGCGTTTCTGGCCGAGCACCGGGAGGCACTGTTCCCGCCGTCGATGTTCGCGGACATGTACCCGTCGTCCAACGGCCGTCCGAGTCTGCCGCCGCAGGTCCTGGCCGCCACCGTGGTGCTGCAGAGCCTGCAGGGGCTGTCGGACTTCGAGACGGTCCAGGAACTGCGGTGTGATCTGCGGTGGAAAGCGGCCTGTGGGCTGGGCTTGTACGACATGGCGTTCGATCCGTCGCTGCTGACGTACTTCAGGCGCCGGCTGCGCCACTCGGCCGAGCCGATGCGGATTTTCACCAAGGTCAAGGAGGTCGTGGCCGCGACCGGGGTGCTCAAGGGCAAGCAGCGGCGTGCTGTGGACTCCACCGTCCTCGATGACGCGGTGGCCACCCAGGACACCGTCACCCAGATCGTCTCCGCGATCCGCCGGGTGATCCGTGATGTCCCTGGAGCCCAGGAGGCCGCCGCGGAGCACTGCCGCGCGCACGACTACACCGACCCGGGCAAACCGAAGATCGCCTGGAACGACGAGCAGGCGCGCGCTGCGCTGGTGGATGCGCTGGTCACCGACGCCCTCAACCTGCTCGGGCGCCTGCCCGATCGTGAGCTGGGCGAGAAGGCCGCGAACGCGATGGGCCTGCTGGCCCTGGTCGCCGGGCAGGATGTGGAACCGGCCGAGGACTCCGACGGACGCGATGGCCGCTGGCGCATCGCCCGGCGCACCGCGCCCGACCGGACGGTGTCCACCGTCGATCCCGACGCCCGGCACATCCACAAAAACCGCACCCGCCACCAGGACGGATTCAAAGGACACGTCTCCTTCGAGCCGGAGAGCGGGCTGTTCACCGCCGTCGCTGTCACCGGCGGCTATGGTCCCGGCAACCACGAAGCGGCCGTTGCCCGTGATCTGCTGGACGGGGAGGACGGCGAGTTAACCGTGCTCGGCGACTCCGCCTACGGCACCGGCGAGCTGCGCGAACAGTTGCAGGCCGCGGGCCACACCCTGGTCATCAAGCCACCGCCGCTGCGGCAGGTGATCCCCGACGGCTTCACCATCGACGACTTCCGCATCGACCCAGCCGCCGGCACCGCGACCTGCCCAGCCGGACGAACCGCCAACCTCGGCCAGATCAAAGCCGACGGGGCCCGCACCGCCCAGTTCAAACGCCTCTGCGTCGGCTGCCCCCTGCGCGAGCGCTGCACCACATCCAAGACCGGACGCACCCTCAACATCCACCCCCAGCATGAACTGCTGACCGCCGCCCGCCGAGACGCCGCCGACCCGGCCTGGCAGGCCGAATACCGCAGATGGCGGCCCCCGGTCGAACGCGCCATCGCCTGGCTGGTCGCCAAGGGCAACCGACGCGTCCCGCACCGCGGCGTCATCGCCAACAACCTCTGGCTGCACCACCGCGCCGCCGCCCTCAACCTCCGCCGACTGATCAACCTCGGACTCACCCGGACCGGCACCACCTGGCACCTCACCCCGGCCACCACATAG
- a CDS encoding helix-turn-helix domain-containing protein, translating into MHRVAALVRSPQSTFELSCAAEVFGIERRGLPTRYAFSVCTEHPGPVATRAGYAMLVTDGLDVLDRADTVIVPGWLPTEEPPSPAITRSLRRAHDRGARLVSICTGAFALAHAGLLDGRRATTHWARADELAACFPAVHIDRDVLYVDHGDVATSAGAGAGIDLCLHLVRTDQGAGYAAHVARSMVMPPHREGGQLQYAAPPHPAQIDGSLAPLLEWMTGRLGEPLTVEDLAAQAGVSSRTLARRFTDQLGVGPGHWLLAQRIAAARELLESSDLPLDAVARRVGLSSATNLRRRFLRALGTTPGAYRRAFRTHPR; encoded by the coding sequence ATGCATCGAGTAGCCGCACTCGTCCGCTCACCGCAGTCGACCTTCGAACTCAGCTGCGCGGCAGAGGTGTTCGGGATTGAGAGGCGAGGACTTCCGACGCGATACGCGTTCAGCGTGTGCACTGAGCACCCCGGACCCGTCGCGACGCGCGCCGGGTACGCCATGCTCGTGACCGACGGACTCGACGTTCTCGACCGGGCAGACACCGTGATCGTCCCTGGGTGGTTGCCCACCGAGGAGCCACCCTCACCTGCAATCACCCGGTCCCTGCGGCGCGCACACGACCGCGGAGCGCGGCTGGTCAGCATCTGTACCGGCGCCTTCGCGCTGGCGCACGCCGGTCTGCTGGACGGGCGACGGGCGACCACCCACTGGGCCCGAGCGGACGAACTGGCCGCATGCTTCCCAGCCGTCCACATCGACCGGGACGTGCTCTACGTGGATCACGGAGACGTGGCCACCAGCGCAGGCGCCGGAGCCGGCATCGACCTGTGCCTCCACCTGGTACGCACGGACCAGGGCGCCGGATACGCCGCGCATGTCGCTCGGAGCATGGTCATGCCGCCCCACCGCGAGGGCGGGCAGCTACAGTACGCGGCGCCGCCACACCCCGCCCAGATCGATGGTTCGCTTGCGCCATTGCTGGAGTGGATGACTGGGCGACTCGGCGAACCGCTCACGGTCGAGGATCTGGCCGCGCAGGCCGGCGTCTCCTCCCGCACGCTCGCCCGCCGGTTCACCGACCAGCTCGGCGTCGGCCCTGGGCATTGGCTGCTGGCCCAGCGGATAGCCGCGGCACGGGAGTTGTTGGAAAGCTCCGACCTCCCCTTGGACGCCGTCGCCCGCCGCGTCGGCCTCTCCTCGGCCACCAACCTCCGCAGGCGCTTCCTTCGCGCCCTGGGCACGACACCAGGTGCTTACCGCAGAGCGTTCAGGACCCACCCCCGATAG
- a CDS encoding hydrolase — translation MPGPPGQGITKNADPSVIRVGSTYHSVESDGNNIYARSASSPAGLGKAERRLIWSSPKNMPNVWAPELVKLKGALDTNIYAVYFASGDGKQPRESWEKVAGNPFVNEAPQPIKDPSGQLHIAYSANGSWSDQYCLADLRLKKDGDPTNVWNWYKSNGCLFGSNRDSMMDGWDPTLYANGPGSHSFVLVDGDIDTSPPAGPKFPLMFHAVRKGTPYSWGNRMWHTGTFTWWGDTTYSRANVPGANTDKGWSLKFFE, via the coding sequence GTGCCCGGTCCGCCCGGGCAGGGCATCACCAAGAACGCGGACCCGAGCGTGATCCGGGTGGGCAGCACGTACCACTCGGTGGAGTCGGACGGCAACAACATCTACGCCCGTTCGGCGTCGAGCCCGGCCGGGCTGGGCAAAGCCGAGCGCAGGCTGATCTGGTCGTCCCCGAAGAACATGCCGAATGTCTGGGCGCCCGAACTGGTCAAGCTGAAGGGCGCACTGGATACGAACATATACGCCGTCTACTTCGCCTCGGGAGACGGCAAGCAGCCGCGCGAGAGCTGGGAGAAGGTGGCGGGCAACCCGTTCGTCAACGAGGCGCCTCAGCCGATCAAGGATCCCAGCGGTCAGTTGCACATCGCGTACTCGGCCAACGGCTCCTGGAGCGACCAGTACTGCCTGGCTGACCTGCGTCTGAAGAAGGACGGTGACCCCACGAACGTCTGGAACTGGTACAAGTCCAACGGCTGCCTGTTCGGCTCCAACCGCGACAGCATGATGGACGGCTGGGACCCGACCCTGTATGCGAACGGACCCGGCTCCCACAGCTTCGTCCTGGTCGACGGCGACATCGACACCAGCCCGCCCGCCGGGCCGAAGTTCCCGCTCATGTTCCACGCGGTACGCAAGGGCACGCCCTATTCATGGGGCAACCGCATGTGGCACACCGGCACCTTCACCTGGTGGGGAGACACCACCTACAGCCGCGCGAACGTACCCGGCGCCAACACCGACAAGGGCTGGAGCCTGAAATTCTTCGAGTGA